CAAAACAAATATATGCCTGTACACGTTTCCCGGGCGTTTGGTTGCTAACTCACCACTGGTTCAATTCAGAACGGCTGATTTTTCAGGCATTGAAGCATTGATTCCCAATTTTTTATCCGGCCGGAAGGTCGATCTAAGTTTTTGTGTGTTTGGGGTTCCCGGTCCCGTTTATAACGGCAGGGCTCAAATAACCAACCTTCCATGGGTATTGGATGAAAAAAAAATACAGAGGGATTTGAATCTAACGACGGTTAGGCTCGTCAATGATCTTGAGGCCACCGCCTATGCGTTGCCCGAGCTTAAATCCAAAGACATTTTTACGCTGAGTGCCGGAAAAAAAGAGAGTAAGGGAAACAAGGCGATCATTGCACCGGGTTCAGGCCTTGGCGAATCTTTTTTAATATGGGATGGAGTGACTTACAACTCCTTTGCCTCCGAAGGCGGCCATGGTGATTTTGCCCCCAATAGCAAGATCGAGTGCGATCTGTTTGCGTATTTACAAAAAAAATACGGCCATGTTAGTTACGAAAGAGTCTGTTCGGGACAAGGCATCTATAATATTTACCGATTTTTCAAAGACCAAAAGTATGAAAAAGAGCCAATCTGGCTGACCAAAGAATTCGAATCCGCAGGAAAGGACCCGGTTCCGGTGATCATAAAGACCGCCCTTAATACGGGTAAACAATGCCGGATATGTGTGAAAACCATCACTCTTTTCGCAGCTATTTTAGGAGCGGAAGCCGGAAATCTTGGATTGCGGATGTTGGCCAGGGGAGGCGTCTATCTGGGTGGGGGACTTCCTGAAAGGGTGTTGTCTTTTTTAAAGGAAAAAGCGTTCCTGCAGGCTTTTTATCATAAGGGGCGAATGAGCAGCCTGATAAAAGAAATCCCGCTGCATGTGATTACAACCCCTAAAGCCGGTCTCATTGGAGCTGCCCATTATGGAGTTGCACATTTCTTGCCTGATTGTCAAAAAGATAAATTCA
Above is a window of uncultured Desulfobacter sp. DNA encoding:
- the glk gene encoding glucokinase → MNHPVFLAADIGATKTNICLYTFPGRLVANSPLVQFRTADFSGIEALIPNFLSGRKVDLSFCVFGVPGPVYNGRAQITNLPWVLDEKKIQRDLNLTTVRLVNDLEATAYALPELKSKDIFTLSAGKKESKGNKAIIAPGSGLGESFLIWDGVTYNSFASEGGHGDFAPNSKIECDLFAYLQKKYGHVSYERVCSGQGIYNIYRFFKDQKYEKEPIWLTKEFESAGKDPVPVIIKTALNTGKQCRICVKTITLFAAILGAEAGNLGLRMLARGGVYLGGGLPERVLSFLKEKAFLQAFYHKGRMSSLIKEIPLHVITTPKAGLIGAAHYGVAHFLPDCQKDKFTVVKAVPEVT